The region TATGAGTACGCTAACGCGCCGAGGTGTTTAGCCAACGCGAGATTAGCAGGAACCACGTACCCTTACCTAACCGGTTTTAAGACCGCAAATATCGGAATTGCGGGCTATCAAGACTACCTATCATGGATAAAAAGTGAGGTTATAGCGGGCCATCAGGTCACCATAGGAGTTCTGGTTCAAGGAGCAGACGATCCTCAGTATGATCATATCGTTTCAGTAACTGCGATTGGAACTAACCACTCCCCGTTAGACAGCTCTTATTACGGGGATGATGTTTTGTATTTTGACGACCACGGTTTGTACAACCTTGACGGGGATACGCCTGCCGACGTAAATCCAGCGATCCCCCTGGGCGCTGGTCGCGACAATACCCGTTGTACCCCTTATATTTTTGGGTATGCGTTCGACTCGCTCTCTGGCACCCGCGAAGAAGCCAATCTAAATTCAGCTCAAGCGTATTCAATTATAGTCCCAGGGGTCTTTCCAACGGATACTATTAACGGAGGAGATGGTGAGGATAGTTATGTTACCATCTCTGGGCACAACTACGGGTTCTCCGTGTCCGGCGCGATCGATAACTCCAGTGGAGGCCCCTACCTCGTGCCCATTAAGATAACGATCCCGAAAGCTACCTACACAAACGGTAAAGCCAATCCTAAGGACCCAAAGGCTGGATGGCAGTACGAAAACAGCATGATCGGCTCCGCCCAAGACGGCTCAAGCTGCACGAATACGGCGCCAAAATACTCCATGAAGCCCTTTACCCTCCAAGCCACACTAAGTGGGCTAACGACCGGCGTAGTGTATAACTTGTACGAATATACTTTTAGCGGCATTAAAGGCACGGGAACTGCGTCAGCTTTGGCTGTACCTACCGATAATTTCAACCAAAACGCATTGATGGCAACGAGAAAAACTCAATTCACGGCAACAAAGTCAACGTATGTACACAGAGTGAACAGAGCATCAAAGCAGATCGTAGTTTTCAGAGCCGTGCCCGCAACCGCTCCGTAAATAGTGCTAACTGCGGGGTCCTCAATTGTGCGTTCTTCTCCTGCAAACTTCGACACCAACTTTAATAGTGGCTAACGTCCACTACGGTCTGCGCGCAGTATTAGGTTACAGGGAGGTCGCTCGCCTAATGCTGCTCAATATTCCGAAGCCACTCTCTCGGACCTGCTGCTGTGATGTATCTATCGCTCTTTTTTTGGGCGAATTACATCCCACTCCCTCACCAAACAAGCACCATAATTAGGCTAGAAGTGCGGCGGCCGCGACCAAGCTCTACAAAATCCTCACGGGAACCACTCTGCACCTCTAAGCAAATACTTACCAAATGTGAATCGACCTTCCTATCCTTTTGCTAGGGTCTGGTTTGGGTGGTGTTTGAATTGGATTAGGATTCAGAAATAAGGACCAAGTGAAAAAGGGAGTAGCATCACTCTTTTAGTAAATTTCATCTTTTTTGAAACTATCTCTGAGAGGTCACGAGGCCCCATGTTACAAGCACCGAGACGAGCAAAAATAATACCGCCGGAAGTGTTTGTAAAAACGAATCTCTAATGCGAATCCGCACGAATATGCCGCAAATCATTAGTAATGAGAGTCCAGCAGCGGAAAAAATCCCTAACCATGGGAACCACTGCCCACAAACGAGCCCTAACGCCCCAAGCACCTCTAACGACCCTGTAATGTATCGCAAGTGGGGGACTCCCCATCGCTTAAACTCATGCTCCATAGCCTCCGCGAACAGACAAACGCTTCCATATCCGAGGAATGAGACAATGAGTACGAAAGTCAGTAGATCGATTGAGGGCATGTTTGACGGTCCTTAGTGTATGGATTGTCAATCGACTTGAGATGACAGTCTCGAGACCCGAGTGATGTGTCCGCAGGCCACTACTGCTCTGAGGCTAAGATGCCTTATTGTCAACCGCAAGAGAGACGTTTAGAATCTCTCTTATGGACCTATCTTAACCTGATAGCGCCAGTAATAGTATAGGCACTACATGAATACCATTATTTTAGCGTTAAAGATTCTCATCGCGGCCTCAATCTTTTTTGTGTGGGTTGTGCGCTACAAAAACATCATCAAAGAGTTTGAGGAGTATGGTCTTCCAGCGTGGCTACGAGATCTCACGGGGATTCTAAAGCTAACGTTCGCGGCAATGCTCTTGTTTGGAGAGCAGGATCTACACATTCCTGTTCTGGGGGCTCTTGGAATCGCTGTTCTCATGGGTTGTGCTCAGATCGTTCATATCCGAGCTGGGACACGAGTGTTTCGGCGGGTACCCTCGCTAGTGCTTTTGCTCCTCTCTGGAGTGATCGCTTATTATAGCCTTGTCAGCTTTGGATGATAAAAAAGCGCCTCACATTAGCGGCTCAGTTCAAAGGGATATGGTGCTCGCCATAAGGAATATCTCTACGTTAAACCTCTCCTATGTTGACTGATAGCAACAAATTTCAGGAAGGGCAGAAAGGAGCACATGGCTGGCCTAGTGATGAGTCAGTATTTAACCGGGCCTGCCTCGGGCCGCCTCGAATCGCGGAGCTACATCTCGAGCTCAGCGCTCTATTGAGCTTAGAAACTATTGATGTGACGCAGGAAGCTGCGGCAATAACCCTTGCGTGGTCTATTCTTCGACATTGCGGCTTGCCAACCTTTGGCGACATTCGAACAAAGCGCGCCGAGGATTTTAATAATGTGATTCCCCTCGAAATTCGAGAAGCTGTATCATTGTCACTTGAGACGGTCGGATGGATGGCATACGCACCAAAGCCTGAAGAATTTGACCGCGCTGCTCAACTGTTTGTGAGAGCGGTGGCTCTCTCTCCACTCGATCTCGCACGATTGGAAAAATTTGCCATAATTGCCGGACAGATTAAGCCCGACCAAATTATGAATTTGCGGCACGACCCGGTGAAGCAAGAGCAAACCGCTATTGGATTCGCAATTCAAGCGACCAAACATATCGAGTATGCCCTCGAGAAAGAATTCGGTATTACGAGGGAGGTCCTGAATGAGACTAGTGGAGAATCGATCGATCGGCTTATTTCGGTATCCGACAAAGAGGTGCGTCCCTATCTGACTCGAATATTACGACATTTGTCGCATCTTCACGGATTACAAGCATACTTTTTTGAAAATGGAGTACACGCGAGTAAAGCGATAGGGGCAGGTTGCTCAGCGCTTCAGATGGCAGGACTTCCTCGGGGAGTCGCTGAGTGTGTGCATACCCTGCGAGACGCCCTGCAAGATCACAATCCCTCTGAGCTTTTAGGTGAAGAGCTTCCCCTTGTTATCTCTATCCTTGACTCGATTTCCAAAGGTTTTCATGTGAAATGGAGGCTGTTTAACAACCAGTCTGCCGGTCGTCGGTCAGAGGAACTTGACAAGCTTTGTCAAATTTTAGAGGCGAAATCTTTGGAGTGATATAGCGTAGTCACTGGCGAGTAGGAGGATGTTTTAAACAAAGTAAAGTTCCTTCACCTTACAGTGCGATTTGGTGCGAGTTGGTGCGAGTTGGTCCTCCTCAGTTGAAAGCGTGGAGCCTTGTTGATCGGAGCGTACTTAAAATTCCTACGAGTCTTTTGAGCAACTTTGCGGCCATACTGTCAAAGCTAGTTTTTAAGGGTTATCCGGTATCAGAGCGGGAGCAGGTAAAGGGAAGCGGCGCACGTTACCGCGCAGGGGTTTTCCATCTAATGTACCCACACTTATCGGTGAGGAAACGTTTATCCTCAGGTGAATAGTTGCGTATTTCTAATCAAAGCACCGACCACCCCCTCTAATTCGGCATCAGAGAACTCTTTTAGGGAGGGCACCAGGGCTATGAGAGCATCCTTTACCTGATCGGCGTGCAGATATCTGCCAGATCTGATCCCCTCCTGCGCCGCAATGGCAGCAACACCGAAGGCGCCACTACCTAGCCGCGCGCTAAAGTCCGCGGCAGTGGCTAAGTAAACACGTCGCTGTATCTTAGAAACCGGAAAGATCCTACCGAGCCCAACATGATAGAGCGATATTCCCTCGGGCTGATTGTGGCTACACCAGGTCATCTCGACCACCCCAGACATGACCTCCCCCATTAGCATCGCAGCTCCTAGGATAAAGCGATCGACATCATCTCCAACCACCGTCTCCATCCCCGGTTTGACCGTTCCGCCTGGGTCAAAACATGCATCTATAATCCTATCAAGCTCTTCAAAATCAGCTAGAGTTCCTCGCAATACTGCTCCCATCTCGCTCAGCTTACGGCGACCAGCTGCTGCCTCTATTTTAAACTCCGCAACCTGTTCAGCAGTTGCCGTAACCCACCACTGTGGTAAAGCCGCAGCGTTCAATAGATCCTTGGCGCTCTGCAGCTCAGTAACGATCGACTCAAGTGCTGAGAAGTTATCTCCACTCGCCCCAAGCAATATTCTATCGTGCATAAAAGCCTCGATCGGAAGCCTCGTGGAGTTATGAGAGAATGTAATTGCTGCCTGCTTATGGAAGGGCGCTGTCCATGTTCCAGCACCAGCATCAACAACTATCTGCGCTAGGTAGAGCGCTAGTACCCGCGCAACGGTTGCGTTATCAATCTGCCCCAAAGCCGCCCATGCACCTTGCGTAGGAAAATCCCCTGCTGGCGCAAATCTATTGATAAAATCATCAAGTATAGCGAAGTCCTCGATCGTACCAAACAACGGAAGCTTCCATGACTCAACTACTGCGCGTGCTGCATTAACAGCAGCCTCAGGTGCCTCGCTCCATAGATCCTTAACGCAAAGATCGCCCCCCTCTTGCTCTACACTCTGTCGCTCTATACCGAGTTCCACTGGGCTAGTTTTTAAACTTTTTTGAAGATGAGCTTCGATCTCCGTGCGTAATGGCTGTGAGGCTGCTGGAGCTAACTCTGTAAGGATCAAGAGCTCCTCATTAGCATCCACGATCTTATTTGACGCGCAGAGTACCCGTACCAAAGCATCCCTAGCAGAGAATCTATCGCGTTGAAAAAGCGATTGTCTAAGTGAGGTCTCTGCTGCCTCGAGCGCCCCTAAGCGCCCCAGCACGGTACCGGCATGAAAAGAGGCCTCTGCCGAGCCGAAGCTGCCCTTTTTAGCTGTTATTTCAAAGTTTTTTAGGGCCTCCCGCAACCCATCTTCATCGCCACTGGGGTAGGCAACCCCGCGGTACGCCACACCGCGCACAAGGTACGATTCAGGATAGTTTGCGTCCTTCTGAATAGCCAAGC is a window of Pseudomonadota bacterium DNA encoding:
- a CDS encoding tetratricopeptide repeat protein, producing the protein MVEDARSISELEALGVLEAPAMILLVKPTAPYAIGRRWGAFDSLGLRAIDDLWVPERAPDQRMERRIIAFSSEPSYSAPLEMSALPMSIALERIFFHIQEISSVVINPSATVEGLSVLQTGMDYSLPDDLVGGAVEISRAEIPVFIGSLSLGKKRISDPLARAERALKNGALFEAYYLARKVREQGVGDIERAWFVELMSLSFFGLPEQTLAAYEQYPDRGGASPHALLLSARYRMLLKQLNEARTILHTLSFNEEVGAMAACELARSYNGSGDFGRAIDAASLAIQKDANYPESYLVRGVAYRGVAYPSGDEDGLREALKNFEITAKKGSFGSAEASFHAGTVLGRLGALEAAETSLRQSLFQRDRFSARDALVRVLCASNKIVDANEELLILTELAPAASQPLRTEIEAHLQKSLKTSPVELGIERQSVEQEGGDLCVKDLWSEAPEAAVNAARAVVESWKLPLFGTIEDFAILDDFINRFAPAGDFPTQGAWAALGQIDNATVARVLALYLAQIVVDAGAGTWTAPFHKQAAITFSHNSTRLPIEAFMHDRILLGASGDNFSALESIVTELQSAKDLLNAAALPQWWVTATAEQVAEFKIEAAAGRRKLSEMGAVLRGTLADFEELDRIIDACFDPGGTVKPGMETVVGDDVDRFILGAAMLMGEVMSGVVEMTWCSHNQPEGISLYHVGLGRIFPVSKIQRRVYLATAADFSARLGSGAFGVAAIAAQEGIRSGRYLHADQVKDALIALVPSLKEFSDAELEGVVGALIRNTQLFT
- a CDS encoding DoxX family protein, translated to MNTIILALKILIAASIFFVWVVRYKNIIKEFEEYGLPAWLRDLTGILKLTFAAMLLFGEQDLHIPVLGALGIAVLMGCAQIVHIRAGTRVFRRVPSLVLLLLSGVIAYYSLVSFG